Within Candidatus Francisella endociliophora, the genomic segment ATTCTAAGTCTATAGAAAATGCAATAAATCATGCACACACTGAAAAAAATAAACCAACTTTAATCTGTTGCAAAACAGTTATTGGATTTGGTTCTCCTGAGAAAGCAGGAACAGCATCTGTTCATGGTTCTCCTTTAAATGAACAAGAAAGAGAATCCGCTGCAAAAGAACTTAATTGGGACTATGGCGCATTTGAGATTCCTACTGATGTATATAAATATTGGGATGCTAGAAGTAAGGGAGAAGCATTAGAAGCTAACTGGCAAAAACAGTGGGCTGGTTATGCTGGTCCTAAAAAAGCTGAATTGGAGAGAGTGTTAGCTAAAGAGTTACCAGCTGATATGGAAAAATCAGTAAAAGAGTATATTTCTTCTCAATTACAAAATCCTGTTAAAGTTGCAACGCGAAAAGCATCACAAATGGCTTTAGATGTATTGTGCAAAGAAATGCCAGAGATGTTTGGTGGTTCTGCAGATTTAACTAGTTCTAACAATACCAACTGGAGTGGTTCGGTTTGGTTGAATAATACTGATGAAGGTGCTAACTATCTTTCTTATGGTGTTAGAGAGTTTGGTATGGCAGCTATCATGAATGGTTTGAGCTTATATGGTGGTCTTAAGCCTTATGGCGGTACTTTCTTAGTGTTTAGTGACTATTCGAGAAATGCCATTAGAATGTCTGCTCTTATGAAACAGCCTGTAGTTCATGTAATGTCTCATGATTCTATTGGGTTAGGTGAAGATGGTCCTACACATCAACCTATCGAGCATGTTCCTAGTTTAAGGTTGATTCCAAATCTTAATGTTTGGCGCCCAGCTGATACAGTTGAAACTATGGTTGCTTGGCATGAGGCTGTTAGGTCAAAAGATACGCCTAGTGTTATGGTGCTAACTCGTCAAGGATTAGAGCCTGTGGTTGAAACTCAAGAGCAAGTAGAAAAAGTTTCAAAAGGTGGTTATCTAGTTAGAGAACACTCTGATGCTAAAGCAACGATTGTTGCAACAGGATCAGAAGTTGAATTAGCTATAAAAGTAGCTAAAAAGTTTGAAGATGAGGGTGTAAAAATAAATGTTGCATCAATTCCATGTGTGGAAATTTTTGACATGCAAGATAAAGATTATAAAAAGTCTGTAATAAAAAATAATATTCCTGCTATTTTTGTAGAAATGGCTCAGCCAGATGGTTGGTATAAATATATGCCAAAAGCTGGTGGTGAAGTAAAAGGGATTCATAGTTTTGGTGAATCAGCACCTGCTGAAGAGTTATTTAAACACTTTGGCTTTACTGAAGAAAATATTAGTAACATCGTTGCTAAATATGTGTAATAACTTTCGAGAAATAATATCTTAAGGAGATTGATATGAGAGTTGCAATTAATGGTTTTGGTAGAATTGGTCGTTTAGCATTTAGACAAATGTTTGATAAAGATGGCTTTGAGATTGTTGCTATTAACGATTTAACAAATCCAAAAATGTTAGCACATTTATTAAAGTATGATTCTGCTCAAGGAAGATATGATAGAGCAAAAGAAGTAGAAGCTAAGGAAAATTCAATTGTTGTTGGTGGTAAAGAAATTAAGATCTATGCTGAAGCAGATGCTTCTAAATTACCATGGGATGAGCTAGATGTAGATGTGGTACTAGAGTGTACTGGTTTTTATGCATCTAAAGAAAAGTCTCAAGCACATATTGATGCAGGTGCTAAAAAAGTTGTAATTTCTGCTCCTGCTGGTAATGACCTTCCAACAGTTGTGTTTGGTGTAAACGAAGATATTTTAACTGCAGAAGATAAAATCGTATCTGCTGCATCATGTACTACTAACTGTCTTGCTCCTATGGCAAATGCTTTACATAATCTTGCTAAGATTGAAAAAGGATTTATGACAACTATTCACGCTTATACAGGTGATCAAAATACATTAGATGGTCCTCATCGTAAAAATGATATGCGTCGTGCTCGTGCAGCGGCTGTAAATATCGTACCTAACTCAACTGGTGCTGCTAAGGCTATTGGTCTTGTAATACCTGAATTAGCTGGTAAATTAGATGGTGCAGCTCAGCGTGTTCCAGTATGTACTGGTTCATTAACAGAGTTAGTAGCTGTAGTATCTAAAAAAGTAACAGCTGAAGAAGTAAATGCAGCTATGAAAGCAGCTTCAAATCCTTCTTTTGGATATACTGAAGAAGAGTTAGTTTCAAGTGATGTTATTGGAATTGATGAAGGTTCTTTATTTGACGCAACTCAAACTAAAGTTACAGACTTAGGTGATAAATCTTTAGTTAAAGTAGTATCTTGGTATGACAATGAAATGTCTTACACAAACCAAATGGTTAAAGTAATCAAGTTAATCAAATCTTTATAACTTGGAGTAAATTATGAGTTTTCTTACTTTAAAGGATGTAGACTTTAATGGGAAGAAGGCTGTTATAAGAGTAGACTTTAATGTTCCAGTTAAGAATGGTGAAGTAACGAGTACAGTTAGAATCGAAGCTGCTGTACCTACTATTAACTATATTCTTGATAATGGTGGAGCAGTTATACTTTTATCTCACCTTGGTAGACCTACTGAAGGAGAATACAATCCAGAATTTTCATTAGAGCCTGTTGCTAAATCTTTAGAAAAAATCATTAACAAACCTGTTAACTTTGCAAAAAACTGGTTAGATGGTGTTGAAGTAAGCAAAGGTGAAATAGTTCTTTGTGATAATGTTCGTTTTAATAAAGGCGAAAAGAAAAACAATGCTGAATTAGCTCAACAAATGGCTAAGTTAGGTGATGTATTTGTTATGGATGCTTTTGCAACATCTCATAGAGCACAAGCTTCAACTTATGGTATTGCTGAGTACATGCCTGTTGCATGTGCAGGCACACTTTTAGCTAATGAAATAGAAGCTCTAGAAAAAGCTCTAAAAGCACCTAAAAAACCAATGGCAGCAATAGTTGGCGGTTCAAAGGTTTCAACTAAGCTATCTGTACTACATAACCTTTTAGATAAGGTTGAAATTCTTGTAGTAGGTGGAGGCATTGCGAATACTTTCATTAAAGCAGAAGGTTATGATGTTGGTAGCTCGCTATCTGAAGCAGATCTTGTTGAAGAAGCTAAAGATATTTTAGCAAAAGCTAAGGCTCATGGAGTTAATATCCCTGTGCCTGTAGATGTAAGAGTAGCTAAAGAGTTTAGTGAAAGTGCAGAAGCAGTTGTTAAAAAAGTATCTGATGTTGCAGATGATGAGATGATTTTAGATATAGGTCCAGAATCTGAAAAGATGATTTCAGAACTTTTAAAATCTGCAAATACAATCTTGTGGAATGGACCTGTAGGTGTTTTTGAGTTTGATAATTTTGCAGAAGGTACAAAAGCTTTATCTTTAGCGATAGCTGAATCAGATGCTTTCTCTGTTGCTGGTGGTGGTGATACTATCGCAGCTATTGAAAAATTTGATATTAAAGATAAAGTTTCTTATATCTCAACTGCTGGTGGTGCTTTCCTAGAATTCCTAGAAGGTAAGAAACTACCTGCTGTAGAAATATTGAAAGAAAAAGCACATAAGTAACTTAAGGTTATTAATATATGAGAAGAACAAAAATATTAGCAACTCTTGGTCCTGCTAGTGAATCAAGAGAAGCTTTGACCGCTATGATCAAAGCAGGTGTAAATGCTGTGAGATGTAACTTTTCACATGGCTCTGCAGAAGATCATCGTAAACGAGTAGATTTAATTCGTAGTATTGCTAAAGAGCAAGATACATACGTTGGTATTTTAGCAGATTTACAAGGGCCTAAAATTAGACTTTCTAAGTTTAAGAAAGGTTCAGAAATGCTTAAAAAAGGCCAGAAATTTACACTAGATGCAGAGCTTGGTGTGGAAGATGGAGATGATAAAGCTGTAAGTATCGATTATAAAGAGCTTATCAATGATGTTAAAAAAGGCGATATCTTATTAGTAGATGATGGCAAAATAGTTTTAGAAGTTGATTCTGTAAAAGGTTCTAAAGCAGTTACAAATGTTTTAGTCGGTGGCAAAGTTTCTAATAATAAAGGTATCAATAAAAAAGGTGGCGGCTTAACAGCACCTGCTTTGACAGACAAAGATAAAGAAGACATAAAAATAGCCGCAATGCTTCAAGTAGATTTCTTAGCTGTTTCATTCGTTAGGGATGGTAAAGATATGGAGTATGCACGCCAGCTTGTTAATGAAGCTGGATGGAAGCCAGCAATGGTTGCTAAGATTGAAAGAGCCGAAGCTGTTATAGAGGAAAATCTAAAAGGTATTGTAGATGCTTCTGATCTAGTAATGGTAGCTCGAGGCGATTTAGCCGTAGAGATTGGCGATGAGAATGTCCCAGCTGCTCAAAAGTTAATAATACAGACTGCTCGTGAAAATGAGAAAGGTTCTATTACGGCTACTCAGATGATGGAGTCGATGATTGAAAATTCTTCTCCAACTCGTGCAGAGGCTTCAGATGTTGCAAATGCAGTATTTGATGGTACTGATGCTGTAATGCTTTCAGCTGAAACAGCTGTTGGAAGTTATCCTGTTGAGACTATTGAAGCTATGTCTAGAATTTGTGATTCAGCTGAACATAGTAAATATAACCATATGGTTAAAAAAGCTAAGATAGCTAAGTGTAGCCGAGTAGACCAAGCAGTATCAATAGCAGCTGTTAAAATAGCAAATGATATTGGTGCTAAAGGTTTAATTGTATTAACAGAAGGTGGTAATACATCTCGTTGGATGTCACGTATAAATTCAGAACTACCTATTTATGCATTATCTCGTAATGCAACAACTCTTGGTGCAATGACACTATTTAGAGGTGTTGTTCCTATACATTTTGATTCTACTAGAATGTCTAAATTATATGTAAATAGATCAGCATCTATGGAATTAGAAAGCAGAAAACTAGTTAAAGATGGTGATATGTTAGTACTTACTAGTGGTGATAGTATGGGTGTTCATGGTAGTACAAACAAGATTAAAGTAATAATCGCAGGTCAAGTAAGATAAGGAGATATACAATGGCTTTAGTTTCATTAAGACAATTACTAGATCATGCAGCTGAGCATGGTTATGGTATTCCAGCTTTCAATGTTAATAACCTTGAGCAGGTTAGAGCTGTTATGGAAGCTGCTGATAAAGTAAATTCACCAGTAATTTTACAAGGTTCTGCAGGTGCTAGAAAATATGCAGGAGCTCCTTTTATTAGACATCTAGTTTTAGCTGCAATAGAAGAGTATCCACATATCCCAGTATGTATGCATCAAGATCATGGTACATCTCCATCTGTTTGTCAAAGATCTATTCAGTTAGGCTTTTCTTCAGTAATGATGGATGGTTCTCTTATGTCTGATGGTAAAACACCGGCGAGCTATGAGTATAATGTTGATGTAACAAAAACTGTTACTGATATGGCTCACGCTTGTGGTGTCTCTGTAGAGGGTGAATTAGGCTGTTTAGGTTCATTGGAAACTGGTCAAGCCGGTGAAGAAGATGGAGTTGGAGCAGAAGGTACTCTATCTATGGATCAAATGCTTACAGATCCTGAAGAGGCAGCAGATTTTGTCAAAAAAACTAAAGTAGATGCTTTAGCTATTGCTATTGGCACATCTCATGGAGCATATAAATTCACTAAGCCACCAACAGGTGATATTTTATCAATAAAAAGAGTAAAAGAAATTCATGCAAGAATTCCTGATACACATTTAGTTATGCATGGTTCTTCTTCTGTACCTCAAGACTGGTTAAAAGTAATTAACGAGTATGGCGGCGCTATGGGTGAGACTTATGGTGTGCCAGTTGAAGAAATTGTTGAAGCTATCAAGTACGGTGTGCGTAAAGTAAATATTGATACTGACTTACGTATGGCTGCAACTGGTGCTGTAAGAAAATTCTTAAAAGAGAATCCTGCAGAATTTGATCCTCGTAAGTATAATGCAGTTGCAAAAGCGGCAATGTCTGAAATTTGTAAAGCTAGATACGAAGCATTTGGTTCGGCTGGTATGGCTAGTAAAATTAAGCCAATCTCTCTTGAGACAATGTTCCAAAAATATGAAGCTGGTGAATTAGATCCAATCGTAAAATAATATTTCTTTTAAATTTTCTTCTAGAATTTTATCAAAACAAATATTTAATGAAATTTTTCGATCTAAGCTAATGCTCTTACTAAGTTGAGAGTATTTTATTTTTTATGATTTATAAGTTATACATTTTGACAAAACTTGTGACAACACCATTCGTCCAGCCAAAGCCATCTTGTACGACATATTCGCCACCACCAGCATTTGCTTTTGGATTGACTACATCATATTTTTCACGGATTTTTCCAGTCTCTTTAAATTTTTCATTAACTGTATTTACAAATCTTTGAGCAATAGTTTTTGCAAGCTTATCAAATCCATAATTTTTTAGACCTATAACAGCTTCATAGTGTAAAGGAGCCCAACCATTTGGAGAATCCCATTGTTGAGAAGTATTTATCGGTGTTGTAATAAGTCCATGACCTGTTAAAAATTGATCTTCTATAACCTTAGCTACTTTTTGAGCTTGTTCTTTAGTCGCTATATTTAAGAATAATGGTGTTACTCCTGCTAAGCTTGTAATGCTCGTAACTTTATTTGTTTTGTTATTTATATCACAGAAGAACTCTTTATCATTATCCCAAAAATTATCTTGGATAAGTTTTTTCCTTTTTTTAGCTAACTCTAAATATTTAGATGTTTTTTCTTGCTCTGAAACTTCTGTGAACCACTTACTTAATAGATTTTCTAAGCCATATAAATAGCTGTTTAAATCAATAGGTAGAATATCGGTTGTTTGAATAGTGCTAAAATCGTTTGTATCAGCAAACCAGCGACTAGAAAAATCCCATCCGGATTCACAAGCTGCTCGGATATTACGATAAAAATTAGGCTTATCTTCTATATTCTTAGCATGTTCAATATCTTCACGATATGATTCTGGTCTAGGAGTGGCAGACTCATCCCAGTACCTATTTAAACCATTTACATTTCTTTGAGTGTTCATCCAAAATGAATACTCTTTTTCTAAAGCTGGTAAATATTTTTTAATAGCTGAAATACCTAGTTCTTGATATAGGATATTTACAATTAGGTAAAATAAAGGTGGTTGAGAACGAGTTAGATAGTACTTTCTATTTGCATTGGGTACAAAGCCAACAGTTTCTATGAGATATGCGAAGTTATCTGCGATATCTTTAATCATTTGAATTTCACCATCAACTCGTAAGCCTTCACAAGTGAAATAACAATCCCAATAATAAACTTCTCTAAAGCGTCCTCCTGGAATTATATATGGCTTTGGAAGTGCTATAAGAGAGCTTAGTGAGTCTTTTTCATCTAATGATTGATGTAAGAAATGCCACATTTGTTTGATATATTGTTGTAGAGATATTTCTTTACCATTATCAAAAGTTTTTTCTGCTACAGGAGGGTGAAAATTATCTTCAACAAAAGCCTTAAGATCAAAATTCTTCAAATCTTTTAAGCTTTTATAATCATTAAGAATTTCATTAGGAGATCTTTTAGGAGTCATATCGACAAAATATTTTGAGTCATCAAAACATGGTTTTAATTGAACTGCTTCAAAAAGCTCTCCAGATAGTTGTATTAATTGCTTTTCAGCCATTTATTTATTTCCGTGTAGTTTTGCATAAGGAGGTATTAGTAATACTAAAAGAGCTATAGGTATAAGTACACAATAAAATGCAGTAACTCCACCAAAATGTGCAAAAATTTCACTAATTATTCTTGAGCCAATGGTTCCACCTAAAGCTGAGAATATAATTATTAAGCCAGCCATAGCACTTTGAAGATGTTCTGGTTGGCTACTAAGTACACTTGAACATAGTGTAGGGTATATTGGAGCCATAAAGAAGCCAATCATTGGGAATATCATTGCAACAACTATAGCTATTAGTGTATCAGATTGTTCAGGATCTATTAATTTTGATAATTGAAGAGTAAAGATAATTAGTACAGCACAGCATATAAGTCCAGTCAGTATTATTTTTTGCCAACTGATTTTTTTCATGATAACACCAAATATAATTCTTCCAGCAGCAATACTTAAAGCAAATACACTTGCCATAAATACGCTCGTAGATGCTGAAAGATGTAGAACTTTTGTATTAAAAGTAGGTAACCAAGATTGGACACCTTGCTCTATAAAGACATAAAAGAAAACACTAATAATAAATAGCATAACAATAGGTAGCTTTATAAGTTGTAACATACTAAGAGTATCTTTAAGAAAGCCTGATTCTTTTGAGTGTTTAACTGCTGATTCATCAAGTTTTGTAAACAGTAGTAATATAAAAGCAATAATACATAAGCTAGCAAGTAGCCAATATGTGCCAAGCCAGTTACCAAAATGCATAAATAGACTAAATATAAAAAAGCATAAAACTACACCAATTTGAAAGATACCTTCTAGTATGCTCATTAAACTAGCATGTTCCTTGGAATCTTTTGTTATTAAACCAACTGTTGAATAAACAGAAACTTTAATCAAAGCAAAAGCAACTCCAATCAAAATAAATAGAATCTTTGTGGTAAGGAAGCTATCTAACGTTGCCATAGTTATACAACCAGTGGTAATTATTGCTAAGCCAGTTAGCATTGCATTTTTGTAGCCAAAACGAGGAATGAATGAACATATTGAAAAAGATACTATAGCAATTGTAAGGTCTTTACATGCTTCTAAAATACTGGCTTGTACTTCAGTTACATGATAGTGTATAACAGATTGTAAAATAACAATCCCAACACTATTTAATAAGATTGCACTGATAAAAAATATTAAAAATAGAGATAGTTTTAGTTGGAAGTTTTTCATTTTTAAAAATGAGTTTTTTACTTATAATTTAAGAGTAAACAAAGTTGTAAGTTAAGACAAGTTATTATTAATGGTATTAAAGCATATAGCTTTTAAAAAAAACAATGTATATCATACAAGTTAAGCTGAAACTTATATGTGGTTAGAGAGTTGTTATGAATGATTATAAGTATTGCATAGGAGTCATGTCTGGGACATCTTTGGATGGTGTTGATGTGGCATTATGTAAAATCAAAGGATGTGGTTTAGATACTGATATTAAATTAATTAATTTTGAAACATATCCTTACTCAAAAGAGACTTTAAGTGATATCAAGAAGTCACTTAGTCTCAAACATAGTAATGCACAGCTGTTATGTAGTCTTAATTTTAAGCTGGGGACAGAATATGCAGCAGCTGTAAAAAAACTAGTTAAAAATTTTAATTTAAAACTAGAGGATATAGAGTTCATAGCTAATCACGGGCAGACGATTTATCATCAAGCGATATGTGAAGGTGATTTCATTAAGTCTTCGCTGCAATTGGGAGATGCTGCAACTATTGCGTATGAGTGCCAAACAACAGTTGTGTCAAACTTTCGAGCTGGAGATATCGTAGCTGGTGGTGATGGAGCTCCATTAGTTCCTTATGTTGATTATATTTTGTATAGAGATGAGAAAAAATCTCGAGCTTTACATAATATTGGAGGGATAGCTAATACTACGATTATTCCTAAAAACTCAGAGATTGAAGATATCTATGCTTTTGATACTGGTCCAGGTAATATGATGATAAATAGAGCAGTAGAAGTTCTTTATAACAAAGACTATGATGAGAATGGCGATATTGCTGCAAGTGGTAGAATTATTCCTGAAATGTTAGCTGAGCTATTAGAAAATTCATACTTAAAACAAAAACCACCTAAATCTACAGGTAGAGAGCTTTTTGGGGTTGAGTATACTGATTTTATACTTGATAAGTATAAAGAGAATCTTGCTGAAGATATAATTCATACTTTGACTATATTTACAGCAGAAAGTATAGCAGGAGCATATAAAGATTTTGTTCTTGATAAGGTTAAATTAGACCAAATAATCTTTACTGGTGGTGGAGCGTATAATAAATTTTTGATAAGCACTATTACTGATTTATTAAACGTGAATGTTTTGACATTTGAAGATGTTGGTGAAAATAGCGATGCTAAAGAAGCTATTGCTTTTGCAGTATTAGGTAATGAAACATTACATAGAAATTATAATAATGCACCATCTGCTACAGGAGCAAAAGATAAGGTTATACTTGGACAAGTTAATTATTTTAGTTAGGCAATAAGTTAGGAGATATTAATGAATGTAATTGAAGTTAAGCATCCAATGGTTCAGCATAAGCTAGGGCTTATGAGAGCAAAAGAAATAAGCACACAAGAATTTAGAAGATTAACCAAAGAGATAACAAGTCTTTTGACTTATGAAGTTACTGCTGGTTTTGAATTAGAAAAAACTCAGCTTTTAGGTTGGCAAGATACTAATATTGAAGTAGAACAAATCAAAGGGAAAAAGCTAACTGTAGTGCCTATTCTTCGAGCGGGTCTTGGTATGATGGATGGTGTTTTTGAACATGTACCTGCTGCAAAAGTTAGTATGGTTGGTATGTACCGTGATGAAGAGACTGCGAAGCCAGTTCCATACTTTGCAAAACTTTGTGATAAGCTTGATGAGAGAATGGCTCTTATTGTAGACCCTATGCTAGCAACAGGTGGATCAATGATTGAAACTGTTTCATTACTTAAAAAATCAGGGTCAAAAGATATTAAAATTATTACAATTGTATCAGCTCCAGAAGGAGTTGAGGCTCTTATGCAAGCTCATCCTGATGTCGAACTATATACAGCTTCAGTTGATAGTCATTTAGATGAACATAAGTATATTATCCCTGGTCTTGGTGATGCTGGAGACAAAATATTTGGTACAAAATAGTTAAATCAATCATAATATAAGCTACTATTTATTTCTTATTCTTTAAATAATAATTACCCAGTTACAAAAGATATAAGAATATTTAAAAATAAGAAAACATAAGAGAAAGCGAAGAATAAAAAGATAGATTATTTACTAATTATAGCTTTGACAGTTGACCATGGTGTATGAGAGTAGCCAGCTTTTAGATCGCCATCATTAAT encodes:
- the tkt gene encoding transketolase — its product is MSLPIPQQVSNAIRFLSIDAVLKAKSGHPGMPMGMADIATVLWTKFLKHNPKNPSWINRDRFVLSNGHGSMLLYSLLHLSGYDVSIDDLKSFRQLNSKTPGHPEYGYTAGVETTTGPLGQGVANAVGMALGEKLLSDRYNTSDSKIIDHHTYVFLGDGCLMEGVSHEACSLAGTLGLNKLVAFWDDNSISIDGDTKGWFTDNTVERFRAYGWHVIEGVDGHDSKSIENAINHAHTEKNKPTLICCKTVIGFGSPEKAGTASVHGSPLNEQERESAAKELNWDYGAFEIPTDVYKYWDARSKGEALEANWQKQWAGYAGPKKAELERVLAKELPADMEKSVKEYISSQLQNPVKVATRKASQMALDVLCKEMPEMFGGSADLTSSNNTNWSGSVWLNNTDEGANYLSYGVREFGMAAIMNGLSLYGGLKPYGGTFLVFSDYSRNAIRMSALMKQPVVHVMSHDSIGLGEDGPTHQPIEHVPSLRLIPNLNVWRPADTVETMVAWHEAVRSKDTPSVMVLTRQGLEPVVETQEQVEKVSKGGYLVREHSDAKATIVATGSEVELAIKVAKKFEDEGVKINVASIPCVEIFDMQDKDYKKSVIKNNIPAIFVEMAQPDGWYKYMPKAGGEVKGIHSFGESAPAEELFKHFGFTEENISNIVAKYV
- the gap gene encoding type I glyceraldehyde-3-phosphate dehydrogenase; amino-acid sequence: MRVAINGFGRIGRLAFRQMFDKDGFEIVAINDLTNPKMLAHLLKYDSAQGRYDRAKEVEAKENSIVVGGKEIKIYAEADASKLPWDELDVDVVLECTGFYASKEKSQAHIDAGAKKVVISAPAGNDLPTVVFGVNEDILTAEDKIVSAASCTTNCLAPMANALHNLAKIEKGFMTTIHAYTGDQNTLDGPHRKNDMRRARAAAVNIVPNSTGAAKAIGLVIPELAGKLDGAAQRVPVCTGSLTELVAVVSKKVTAEEVNAAMKAASNPSFGYTEEELVSSDVIGIDEGSLFDATQTKVTDLGDKSLVKVVSWYDNEMSYTNQMVKVIKLIKSL
- a CDS encoding phosphoglycerate kinase, which produces MSFLTLKDVDFNGKKAVIRVDFNVPVKNGEVTSTVRIEAAVPTINYILDNGGAVILLSHLGRPTEGEYNPEFSLEPVAKSLEKIINKPVNFAKNWLDGVEVSKGEIVLCDNVRFNKGEKKNNAELAQQMAKLGDVFVMDAFATSHRAQASTYGIAEYMPVACAGTLLANEIEALEKALKAPKKPMAAIVGGSKVSTKLSVLHNLLDKVEILVVGGGIANTFIKAEGYDVGSSLSEADLVEEAKDILAKAKAHGVNIPVPVDVRVAKEFSESAEAVVKKVSDVADDEMILDIGPESEKMISELLKSANTILWNGPVGVFEFDNFAEGTKALSLAIAESDAFSVAGGGDTIAAIEKFDIKDKVSYISTAGGAFLEFLEGKKLPAVEILKEKAHK
- the pyk gene encoding pyruvate kinase; the protein is MRRTKILATLGPASESREALTAMIKAGVNAVRCNFSHGSAEDHRKRVDLIRSIAKEQDTYVGILADLQGPKIRLSKFKKGSEMLKKGQKFTLDAELGVEDGDDKAVSIDYKELINDVKKGDILLVDDGKIVLEVDSVKGSKAVTNVLVGGKVSNNKGINKKGGGLTAPALTDKDKEDIKIAAMLQVDFLAVSFVRDGKDMEYARQLVNEAGWKPAMVAKIERAEAVIEENLKGIVDASDLVMVARGDLAVEIGDENVPAAQKLIIQTARENEKGSITATQMMESMIENSSPTRAEASDVANAVFDGTDAVMLSAETAVGSYPVETIEAMSRICDSAEHSKYNHMVKKAKIAKCSRVDQAVSIAAVKIANDIGAKGLIVLTEGGNTSRWMSRINSELPIYALSRNATTLGAMTLFRGVVPIHFDSTRMSKLYVNRSASMELESRKLVKDGDMLVLTSGDSMGVHGSTNKIKVIIAGQVR
- the fba gene encoding class II fructose-bisphosphate aldolase (catalyzes the reversible aldol condensation of dihydroxyacetonephosphate and glyceraldehyde 3-phosphate in the Calvin cycle, glycolysis, and/or gluconeogenesis); the protein is MALVSLRQLLDHAAEHGYGIPAFNVNNLEQVRAVMEAADKVNSPVILQGSAGARKYAGAPFIRHLVLAAIEEYPHIPVCMHQDHGTSPSVCQRSIQLGFSSVMMDGSLMSDGKTPASYEYNVDVTKTVTDMAHACGVSVEGELGCLGSLETGQAGEEDGVGAEGTLSMDQMLTDPEEAADFVKKTKVDALAIAIGTSHGAYKFTKPPTGDILSIKRVKEIHARIPDTHLVMHGSSSVPQDWLKVINEYGGAMGETYGVPVEEIVEAIKYGVRKVNIDTDLRMAATGAVRKFLKENPAEFDPRKYNAVAKAAMSEICKARYEAFGSAGMASKIKPISLETMFQKYEAGELDPIVK
- a CDS encoding trehalase family glycosidase, whose translation is MAEKQLIQLSGELFEAVQLKPCFDDSKYFVDMTPKRSPNEILNDYKSLKDLKNFDLKAFVEDNFHPPVAEKTFDNGKEISLQQYIKQMWHFLHQSLDEKDSLSSLIALPKPYIIPGGRFREVYYWDCYFTCEGLRVDGEIQMIKDIADNFAYLIETVGFVPNANRKYYLTRSQPPLFYLIVNILYQELGISAIKKYLPALEKEYSFWMNTQRNVNGLNRYWDESATPRPESYREDIEHAKNIEDKPNFYRNIRAACESGWDFSSRWFADTNDFSTIQTTDILPIDLNSYLYGLENLLSKWFTEVSEQEKTSKYLELAKKRKKLIQDNFWDNDKEFFCDINNKTNKVTSITSLAGVTPLFLNIATKEQAQKVAKVIEDQFLTGHGLITTPINTSQQWDSPNGWAPLHYEAVIGLKNYGFDKLAKTIAQRFVNTVNEKFKETGKIREKYDVVNPKANAGGGEYVVQDGFGWTNGVVTSFVKMYNL
- a CDS encoding MFS transporter, giving the protein MKNFQLKLSLFLIFFISAILLNSVGIVILQSVIHYHVTEVQASILEACKDLTIAIVSFSICSFIPRFGYKNAMLTGLAIITTGCITMATLDSFLTTKILFILIGVAFALIKVSVYSTVGLITKDSKEHASLMSILEGIFQIGVVLCFFIFSLFMHFGNWLGTYWLLASLCIIAFILLLFTKLDESAVKHSKESGFLKDTLSMLQLIKLPIVMLFIISVFFYVFIEQGVQSWLPTFNTKVLHLSASTSVFMASVFALSIAAGRIIFGVIMKKISWQKIILTGLICCAVLIIFTLQLSKLIDPEQSDTLIAIVVAMIFPMIGFFMAPIYPTLCSSVLSSQPEHLQSAMAGLIIIFSALGGTIGSRIISEIFAHFGGVTAFYCVLIPIALLVLLIPPYAKLHGNK
- the anmK gene encoding anhydro-N-acetylmuramic acid kinase AnmK; this translates as MNDYKYCIGVMSGTSLDGVDVALCKIKGCGLDTDIKLINFETYPYSKETLSDIKKSLSLKHSNAQLLCSLNFKLGTEYAAAVKKLVKNFNLKLEDIEFIANHGQTIYHQAICEGDFIKSSLQLGDAATIAYECQTTVVSNFRAGDIVAGGDGAPLVPYVDYILYRDEKKSRALHNIGGIANTTIIPKNSEIEDIYAFDTGPGNMMINRAVEVLYNKDYDENGDIAASGRIIPEMLAELLENSYLKQKPPKSTGRELFGVEYTDFILDKYKENLAEDIIHTLTIFTAESIAGAYKDFVLDKVKLDQIIFTGGGAYNKFLISTITDLLNVNVLTFEDVGENSDAKEAIAFAVLGNETLHRNYNNAPSATGAKDKVILGQVNYFS
- the upp gene encoding uracil phosphoribosyltransferase, yielding MNVIEVKHPMVQHKLGLMRAKEISTQEFRRLTKEITSLLTYEVTAGFELEKTQLLGWQDTNIEVEQIKGKKLTVVPILRAGLGMMDGVFEHVPAAKVSMVGMYRDEETAKPVPYFAKLCDKLDERMALIVDPMLATGGSMIETVSLLKKSGSKDIKIITIVSAPEGVEALMQAHPDVELYTASVDSHLDEHKYIIPGLGDAGDKIFGTK